A genomic region of Oncorhynchus mykiss isolate Arlee chromosome 2, USDA_OmykA_1.1, whole genome shotgun sequence contains the following coding sequences:
- the LOC118943882 gene encoding putative protein TPRXL isoform X2, with product MGQSLPTPDCEPSVCPLCHGICRNPTALRCKHIFCYCCIQELWSGSPTGPYYCPECKEEYKTLPVGFKRDTTASPWRHEAPAHTRTSSATEGRANEEDVIEINSAGWTLGKRASISQSKRLLGKRPASSPVPGGHLHDNKRQATGSSSSSHSRGRSGDRKRPATSSSSSSANQNTSSDVELSSEEEVPAAPFSLATKPSSTASVAVRGPDLTRDRSRSPRRDPPIELDEPPAATEPLTREPLNDPRKSPEAAAGHMTNTSPRRITAVELDPPLPPARDPYTPAKNPAETTITTHLRLVTPTKEKPVEAEREPLPEISNRSGPIGTSTSPTRAANNLSPGRTNLSPSLARQTSRETFLPCHYCPSQGSLPAVKTCLVCGASMCSDHLRPHLESPVFQSHTLVPPVEDTSPWRGT from the exons ATGGGTCAGTCGTTGCCGACCCCGGACTGCGAGCCCTCGGTGTGTCCTTTGTGCCACGGTATATGTCGGAATCCGACTGCGCTGAGATGCAAACATATTTTCTGCTACTGCTGTATACAGGAGTTATGGAGTGGTTCGCCCACCGGTCCATACTACTGCCCCGAGTGCAAGGAGGAGTACAAGACATTACCGGTGGGGTTCAAGAGAGACACTACCGCAAGTCCGTGGCGACATGAAGCGCCTGCACATACACGCACCAGCTCAGCGACAG AAGGCAGAGCCAATGAAGAGGATGTCATTGAGATAAATTCGGCGGGCTGGACCCTTGGGAAGAGAGCCTCCATCTCTCAATCCAAGCGTCTGTTAGGGAAGAGACCAGCCAGTTCTCCTGTCCCAGGAGGCCATCTTCACGACAACAAGAGACAAGCCACTGgcagctcctcttcctcccactccAGGGGAAGGTCTGGTGACCGTAAGAGACCCgccacttcctcttcctcctcttcagccaATCAGAACACATCGTCTGACGTCGAGTTGTCCAGTGAGGAGGAGGTGCCAGCAGCACCATTCTCCTTAGCAACCAAACCGTCTAGTACTGCGTCCGTCGCCGTCAGAGGTCCGGACCTGACACGTGATAGGTCTAGGTCCCCTAGGAGAGACCCACCCATTGAGCTGGACGAACCCCCTGCTGCAACAGAACCTCTTACAAGAGAACCACTGAATGACCCTAGAAAATCACCTGAAGCAGCAGCAGGTCACATGACCAACACATCGCCAAGAAGAATCACCGCCGTTGAGCTGGACCCACCTCTACCCCCTGCAAGAGATCCGTACACACCCGCCAAGAATCCTGCTGAAACGACCATAACAACCCATTTACGTTTAGTCACCCCTACGAAGGAGAAGCCTGTTGAAGCTGAGCGGGAGCCTCTTCCAGAGATCTCCAACAGATCTGGTCCAATCGGCACCTCCACCTCTCCTACCCGCGCTGCCAACAACCTGTCCCCTGGACGTACCAACCTGTCCCCCAGCCTGGCTCGTCAAACCTCTAGGGAGACCTTCCTACCCTGCCACTATTGCCCCAGCCAGGGCTCTCTCCCTGCGGTgaagacctgcctggtgtgtggaGCCTCCATGTGCTCCGACCACCTCCGGCCTCACCTGGAGTCCCCTGTCTTCCAGAGCCACACCCTGGTACCCCCTGTGGAGGACACCTCACCCTGGAG GGGAACCTGA
- the LOC118943882 gene encoding mucin-5AC-like isoform X1, with amino-acid sequence MGQSLPTPDCEPSVCPLCHGICRNPTALRCKHIFCYCCIQELWSGSPTGPYYCPECKEEYKTLPVGFKRDTTASPWRHEAPAHTRTSSATEGRANEEDVIEINSAGWTLGKRASISQSKRLLGKRPASSPVPGGHLHDNKRQATGSSSSSHSRGRSGDRKRPATSSSSSSANQNTSSDVELSSEEEVPAAPFSLATKPSSTASVAVRGPDLTRDRSRSPRRDPPIELDEPPAATEPLTREPLNDPRKSPEAAAGHMTNTSPRRITAVELDPPLPPARDPYTPAKNPAETTITTHLRLVTPTKEKPVEAEREPLPEISNRSGPIGTSTSPTRAANNLSPGRTNLSPSLARQTSRETFLPCHYCPSQGSLPAVKTCLVCGASMCSDHLRPHLESPVFQSHTLVPPVEDTSPWRCPEHQEMNRIYCRQCSVCVCTVCTVIGSHRDHACVSIREAERELRGNLKQEMKKMQGAEQSLISRVTEMTEKKQRFQVSSTT; translated from the exons ATGGGTCAGTCGTTGCCGACCCCGGACTGCGAGCCCTCGGTGTGTCCTTTGTGCCACGGTATATGTCGGAATCCGACTGCGCTGAGATGCAAACATATTTTCTGCTACTGCTGTATACAGGAGTTATGGAGTGGTTCGCCCACCGGTCCATACTACTGCCCCGAGTGCAAGGAGGAGTACAAGACATTACCGGTGGGGTTCAAGAGAGACACTACCGCAAGTCCGTGGCGACATGAAGCGCCTGCACATACACGCACCAGCTCAGCGACAG AAGGCAGAGCCAATGAAGAGGATGTCATTGAGATAAATTCGGCGGGCTGGACCCTTGGGAAGAGAGCCTCCATCTCTCAATCCAAGCGTCTGTTAGGGAAGAGACCAGCCAGTTCTCCTGTCCCAGGAGGCCATCTTCACGACAACAAGAGACAAGCCACTGgcagctcctcttcctcccactccAGGGGAAGGTCTGGTGACCGTAAGAGACCCgccacttcctcttcctcctcttcagccaATCAGAACACATCGTCTGACGTCGAGTTGTCCAGTGAGGAGGAGGTGCCAGCAGCACCATTCTCCTTAGCAACCAAACCGTCTAGTACTGCGTCCGTCGCCGTCAGAGGTCCGGACCTGACACGTGATAGGTCTAGGTCCCCTAGGAGAGACCCACCCATTGAGCTGGACGAACCCCCTGCTGCAACAGAACCTCTTACAAGAGAACCACTGAATGACCCTAGAAAATCACCTGAAGCAGCAGCAGGTCACATGACCAACACATCGCCAAGAAGAATCACCGCCGTTGAGCTGGACCCACCTCTACCCCCTGCAAGAGATCCGTACACACCCGCCAAGAATCCTGCTGAAACGACCATAACAACCCATTTACGTTTAGTCACCCCTACGAAGGAGAAGCCTGTTGAAGCTGAGCGGGAGCCTCTTCCAGAGATCTCCAACAGATCTGGTCCAATCGGCACCTCCACCTCTCCTACCCGCGCTGCCAACAACCTGTCCCCTGGACGTACCAACCTGTCCCCCAGCCTGGCTCGTCAAACCTCTAGGGAGACCTTCCTACCCTGCCACTATTGCCCCAGCCAGGGCTCTCTCCCTGCGGTgaagacctgcctggtgtgtggaGCCTCCATGTGCTCCGACCACCTCCGGCCTCACCTGGAGTCCCCTGTCTTCCAGAGCCACACCCTGGTACCCCCTGTGGAGGACACCTCACCCTGGAG GTGCCCGGAACACCAGGAGATGAACCGAATCTACTGccgtcagtgtagtgtgtgtgtctgtaccgtGTGTACCGTGATCGGGTCGCACCGGGACCACGCTTGCGTCAGCATCAGAGAGGCCGAGAGGGAGCTGAGG GGGAACCTGAAACAGGAGATGAAGAAGATGCAGGGAGCGGAACAGTCTTTAATCAGCAGAGTGACTGAGATGACAGAGAAGAAACAGAGATTCCAG GTGTCGTCAACAACGTAA
- the LOC118943885 gene encoding mucin-5AC-like isoform X1, with protein MGQSLPTPDCEPSVCPLCHGICRNPTALRCKHIFCYCCIQELWSGSPTGPYYCPECKEEYKTLPVGFKRDTTASPWRHEAPAHTRTSSATEGRANEEDVIEINSAGWTLGKRASISQSKRLLGKRPASSPVPGGHLHDNKRQATGSSSSSHSRGRSGDRKRPATSSSSSSANQNTSSDVELSSEEEVPAAPFSLATKPSSTASVAVRGPDLTRDRSRSPRRDPPIELDEPPAATEPLTREPLNDPRKSPEAAAGHMTNTSPRRITAVELDPPLPPARDPYTPAKNPAETTITTHLRLVTPTKEKPVEAEREPLPEISNRSGPIGTSTSPTRAANNLSPGRTNLSPSLARQTSRETFLPCHYCPSQGSLPAVKTCLVCGASMCSDHLRPHLESPVFQSHTLVPPVEDTSPWRCPEHQEMNRIYCRQCSVRVCTVCTVIGSHRDHACVSIREAERELRGNLKQEMKKMQGAEQS; from the exons ATGGGTCAGTCGTTGCCGACCCCGGACTGCGAGCCCTCGGTGTGTCCTTTGTGCCACGGTATATGTCGGAATCCGACTGCGCTGAGATGCAAACATATTTTCTGCTACTGCTGTATACAGGAGTTATGGAGTGGTTCGCCCACCGGTCCATACTACTGCCCCGAGTGCAAGGAGGAGTACAAGACATTACCGGTGGGGTTCAAGAGAGACACTACCGCAAGTCCGTGGCGACATGAAGCGCCTGCACATACACGCACCAGCTCAGCGACAG AAGGCAGAGCCAATGAAGAGGATGTCATTGAGATCAATTCGGCGGGCTGGACCCTTGGGAAGAGAGCCTCCATCTCTCAATCCAAGCGTCTGTTAGGGAAGAGACCAGCCAGTTCTCCTGTCCCAGGAGGCCATCTTCACGACAACAAGAGACAAGCCACTGgcagctcctcttcctcccactccAGGGGAAGGTCTGGTGACCGTAAGAGACCCgccacttcctcttcctcctcttcagccaATCAGAACACATCGTCTGACGTCGAGTTGTCCAGTGAGGAGGAGGTGCCAGCAGCACCATTCTCCTTAGCAACCAAACCGTCTAGTACTGCGTCCGTCGCCGTCAGAGGTCCGGACCTGACACGTGATAGGTCTAGGTCCCCTAGGAGAGACCCACCCATTGAGCTGGACGAACCCCCTGCTGCAACAGAACCTCTTACAAGAGAACCACTGAATGACCCTAGAAAATCACCTGAAGCAGCAGCAGGTCACATGACCAACACATCGCCAAGAAGAATCACCGCCGTTGAGCTGGACCCACCTCTACCCCCTGCAAGAGATCCGTACACACCCGCCAAGAATCCTGCTGAAACGACCATAACAACCCATTTACGTTTAGTCACCCCTACGAAGGAGAAGCCTGTTGAAGCTGAGCGGGAGCCTCTTCCAGAGATCTCCAACAGATCTGGTCCAATCGGCACCTCCACCTCTCCTACCCGCGCTGCCAACAACCTGTCCCCTGGACGTACCAACCTGTCCCCCAGCCTGGCTCGTCAAACCTCTAGGGAGACCTTCCTACCCTGCCACTATTGCCCCAGCCAGGGCTCTCTCCCTGCGGTgaagacctgcctggtgtgtggaGCCTCCATGTGCTCCGACCACCTCCGGCCTCACCTGGAGTCCCCTGTCTTCCAGAGCCACACCCTGGTACCCCCTGTGGAGGACACCTCACCCTGGAG GTGCCCGGAACACCAGGAGATGAACCGAATCTACTGCCGTCAGTGTAGTGTGCGTGTCTGTACCGTGTGTACCGTGATCGGGTCGCACCGGGACCACGCTTGCGTCAGCATCAGAGAGGCCGAGAGGGAGCTGAGG GGGAACCTGAAACAGGAGATGAAGAAGATGCAGGGAGCGGAACAGTCTTGA
- the LOC118943885 gene encoding putative protein TPRXL isoform X2, whose protein sequence is MGQSLPTPDCEPSVCPLCHGICRNPTALRCKHIFCYCCIQELWSGSPTGPYYCPECKEEYKTLPVGFKRDTTASPWRHEAPAHTRTSSATEGRANEEDVIEINSAGWTLGKRASISQSKRLLGKRPASSPVPGGHLHDNKRQATGSSSSSHSRGRSGDRKRPATSSSSSSANQNTSSDVELSSEEEVPAAPFSLATKPSSTASVAVRGPDLTRDRSRSPRRDPPIELDEPPAATEPLTREPLNDPRKSPEAAAGHMTNTSPRRITAVELDPPLPPARDPYTPAKNPAETTITTHLRLVTPTKEKPVEAEREPLPEISNRSGPIGTSTSPTRAANNLSPGRTNLSPSLARQTSRETFLPCHYCPSQGSLPAVKTCLVCGASMCSDHLRPHLESPVFQSHTLVPPVEDTSPWRGT, encoded by the exons ATGGGTCAGTCGTTGCCGACCCCGGACTGCGAGCCCTCGGTGTGTCCTTTGTGCCACGGTATATGTCGGAATCCGACTGCGCTGAGATGCAAACATATTTTCTGCTACTGCTGTATACAGGAGTTATGGAGTGGTTCGCCCACCGGTCCATACTACTGCCCCGAGTGCAAGGAGGAGTACAAGACATTACCGGTGGGGTTCAAGAGAGACACTACCGCAAGTCCGTGGCGACATGAAGCGCCTGCACATACACGCACCAGCTCAGCGACAG AAGGCAGAGCCAATGAAGAGGATGTCATTGAGATCAATTCGGCGGGCTGGACCCTTGGGAAGAGAGCCTCCATCTCTCAATCCAAGCGTCTGTTAGGGAAGAGACCAGCCAGTTCTCCTGTCCCAGGAGGCCATCTTCACGACAACAAGAGACAAGCCACTGgcagctcctcttcctcccactccAGGGGAAGGTCTGGTGACCGTAAGAGACCCgccacttcctcttcctcctcttcagccaATCAGAACACATCGTCTGACGTCGAGTTGTCCAGTGAGGAGGAGGTGCCAGCAGCACCATTCTCCTTAGCAACCAAACCGTCTAGTACTGCGTCCGTCGCCGTCAGAGGTCCGGACCTGACACGTGATAGGTCTAGGTCCCCTAGGAGAGACCCACCCATTGAGCTGGACGAACCCCCTGCTGCAACAGAACCTCTTACAAGAGAACCACTGAATGACCCTAGAAAATCACCTGAAGCAGCAGCAGGTCACATGACCAACACATCGCCAAGAAGAATCACCGCCGTTGAGCTGGACCCACCTCTACCCCCTGCAAGAGATCCGTACACACCCGCCAAGAATCCTGCTGAAACGACCATAACAACCCATTTACGTTTAGTCACCCCTACGAAGGAGAAGCCTGTTGAAGCTGAGCGGGAGCCTCTTCCAGAGATCTCCAACAGATCTGGTCCAATCGGCACCTCCACCTCTCCTACCCGCGCTGCCAACAACCTGTCCCCTGGACGTACCAACCTGTCCCCCAGCCTGGCTCGTCAAACCTCTAGGGAGACCTTCCTACCCTGCCACTATTGCCCCAGCCAGGGCTCTCTCCCTGCGGTgaagacctgcctggtgtgtggaGCCTCCATGTGCTCCGACCACCTCCGGCCTCACCTGGAGTCCCCTGTCTTCCAGAGCCACACCCTGGTACCCCCTGTGGAGGACACCTCACCCTGGAG GGGAACCTGA